Genomic DNA from Amycolatopsis alba DSM 44262:
GACCTCGTCATCGGCGGTGAACTCGGCCGCTCCCCGCTTCTCGGTCATGTACAGGTTGCCGAAGACCTCGTCGCGGACGCGGACCGGGACGCCGAGAAAACTGTGCATGGGCGGGTGGTTCGCCGGAAAGCCCACGGACGCCGGATGCGCCGACAGGTCCGGCAGCCGGACGGGATGAGGTTCTTCGATCAGCAGCCCCAGAAGACCTCGGCCTTCCGGCAGATGTCCCATGTTGCCGCGCGTCTCCGGGTCGATGCCCTCGTAGACGAACTGGGAAAGCCCTTCTTCGTCACCGAGAACTCCGAGGGCTCCGTAGCGCGCGTCGACCAGTTCGACGGCCGCCTGGACGATCCGCTGCAGCGTCGAGTCGAGTTCGAGGCCGGTCGCCACGGCCAAGACCGCGTCGAGCAGCCCCTGAAGCCGGTCACGGGTCTTGACGATCTCCGACAGCCGCTCCTGGACCTCGTGCAGCAGTTCGTCGAGCCGCAGGCCGTTCAGAACCGCCGGGCTCAGGGGCGTTTCTTCGGCCGCTTGACGCTCGGACGGCATCGAGTGGCTCCTCTCCATGATCGGTGACGACAGGTGTTCGTCGTCACCGACGCCTTCAGCGTTTCACCATTGATCGGTTCTGCCAAGGCCCGCGCGTCAGGACAAGAGACCGCGATCCGAACGGCGTAGCAGGTCACCGACCGGGCGCCGCGCGGTTCGCCGAACCGAACCGTCCGGGTAGCCCAGTCGCATGATCATCTGAGGCGGCACCGGCAGGGACAGGGCGGCTGCCAGCCGGGTCCGTACGGCCGGCACGTGCAGCGGTTGAGACACCACCGACGCCGCCAGCCCCTCGTCCACCGCGGAGAGCCAGGTCCGTTGCATCGCCACGCCGGCCGACACTCGCCCGGCCCGGCTGTCCTCCGCGCAGAAGATCAGGAGCGTCTCCTTTTCCAGCGTGGACGCGAGCGTGCGGACATCGGGGATCACACTCGTCTCCCGCACCAGACCGGCCCAGGGCAGGCTTGCCTTGTCGTACCCCGGCATCACCAGGCCATCACCGACGCCATCGGTACGCCAGGCCGAGGTCCAGGCGGCGAGCTCCGCCTGAAGCCCGGCGTCGCCCTTGATCGCCCTGGCCGCTGTTTCGAGAAGCTCGGCAAGGGTTTCCTTCTCCTCGGCCCCGACGGCGTGACAAAGGACGCCCTCCGGCACCGGATCGACGATCCTCGACAACGTCGTGGGCGCCACCGGCACCGGCGAAAAGGTCCTGCGATGGCTTCGCCTCCGCGAGATCGCGGTATAGGCGTGCAACTCGTGGTCCGAGGGTGGTTCACGGCCGATCGCGGCCACCACGGCGACGAGCGGTGGATAGCCGTCCGGCACCGCGACGTCCGCCTGCCACCCCAGGACACGAACGGCCAGGACGAGGTTGGCGAGCGCGGCACCGCAAGAGATGAGCCTGTCGGCTCCGCCAGGATCCTGATGGGGCAGGGCGAGATCGGTACGTTCACTCAGCTCGGCCCGCGATTCCGGCAGCGCCAGTGACCAAGGCTGGCTGTTGTGCACCGACGGCGCACGGACAACGGCCCTGGCCAGGACCTCCACCTCGCCGCTGGACCACTCTCGTTCGGTTCTGTCACGCATCGGTCGACCCCCTCGCCCGGTATGCCTCGACCACACTCGGCAAGGTCGGATAGAGACCTTTTTCCTCGATGAGGTCGAGCAGACCCGCGGCAGCGAGATCGTCGCGCAGTTCCTGCTTGACCCTGGCCATCGCGAAGGTGATCCCCCGTCCTCGCAGCTCCGTGACCAGGCCGCGGAGCGCGTCCGCGGCGGTGATGTCGAGTTCGACGTTGGCTTCGGCGTTCAGGACGAACCACTCGACCGGCTCGTTCCCGTCGAGGGACTGGAGCGCGCGCCGCCGGAAGTCGTCCGCGTTGGCGAAGCACAGAGGCGCGTCGTAGCGGTAGATGACCAGCCCCGGTTCGGTGGTCGACTCCGGATAGTCGTCGACGTCGTGCATGCCCGGCACGCCGGGAACGAAGCCGAGGACGGCAC
This window encodes:
- a CDS encoding Acg family FMN-binding oxidoreductase, translated to MRDRTEREWSSGEVEVLARAVVRAPSVHNSQPWSLALPESRAELSERTDLALPHQDPGGADRLISCGAALANLVLAVRVLGWQADVAVPDGYPPLVAVVAAIGREPPSDHELHAYTAISRRRSHRRTFSPVPVAPTTLSRIVDPVPEGVLCHAVGAEEKETLAELLETAARAIKGDAGLQAELAAWTSAWRTDGVGDGLVMPGYDKASLPWAGLVRETSVIPDVRTLASTLEKETLLIFCAEDSRAGRVSAGVAMQRTWLSAVDEGLAASVVSQPLHVPAVRTRLAAALSLPVPPQMIMRLGYPDGSVRRTARRPVGDLLRRSDRGLLS